A region of the Pungitius pungitius chromosome 8, fPunPun2.1, whole genome shotgun sequence genome:
ATGCATCCCAACTGGAAATAAACCGCCTTACCGTTGCGTTTGTCTCCTGAGCAGCCAAATCTGACAGTGATGAAAGCGAAGAGGAGACAAAGTCAACCAAATCGAAGAAAAAACCGTCCGCCGGCTCAGCATCCATGTTCCAAACATCAGGGGACaaggacaaagacaagaaaaccaaaaagaaaggcATGTTCGCTGGCACGCACATTCTACCCGTCAGTGAGGACAACTAGCTAACCATCTTTGTTGTATATTCAAGCAAAGGCAGAAGAGAGTGATGATTCGGACTctgaaaaggaaggaaaatctaagaagaaaaagggcaaaggcaaaaagaaaaaggtaccTGACGTCTCACAATTCACCTTTCATTAAATAACCCATTTGATTTTAGCCTGAACCCATTGTTGCTGTCTGGGCCAGGAGAGATCGCCGTCCCCTGAGATTCAGTTTGACAACCTGGAGGAGTTTGTCATGGAGCCGGCGACGCAGGGCGTGACCGTCAAATGCAGAGTGACGCGAGACCAGAGAGGCATGGACAAGAGCCTCTACCCAACGTACTACCTCCACCTGGACAACGCCAAGAAGGTCAGCGGATGAGTTTGTGCGCATCACGTTGCCTTCCTTTGTGCTCTGAAATCTAACCTGGGTACAtggtctttgtttctttttcagacTTTCCTGTTGGCCGGCAGGAAAAGAAAGAGGTGCGCGACTTCAAACTACCTCATCTCCATCGATGCCACAGATTTATCCAGAGGTGGAGAGAATTTTGTCGGAAAGCTGAGGTACACCGCAAAAATCATTAATAATTCAAAAGTATTATTACCAAATAAGTAAGGACTTTTTGAGTTTCACATTTTTTGTCACGTTGTCCAGGTCCAATTTAATGGGGACTAAGTTCACCGTGTTTGATAACGCTCTGAATCCAGAGAGAGCTCTTCCAGACATGTCTAATGCACGTCAGGAGCTAGCAGGCATCATCTATGTAAGTCCATCAACAGCTCATCACAAGAATGAGCTGCGTtgaattgaacaaaaataaaaaaaagatgtacattttcaaagaaaagaaatgctgaTTTTACTTGTTTCTGACACAGGAAACAAATGTCTTAGGAATGAAAGGACCCAGAAGGATGACCATTATCATTCCAGGGATGGACAAAAACAACCAGCGAGTACCTCTACGACCAAGAAATGTAAGAATTATACATTAACTGTAATTATACAAACTGTAAAATCAATAGAATGAAACAAACCAGCTCACCAGGGTCTCACCGTTCTGCACAATTCATAATTTGGGATTCAGATACAAATGTGAAGTTGGAATTATCAAGTATCTCTTGTCTATCAGTAGACATCTCCGAATGACTATATTCATTGACTCATCTGCCAGGTCAGGTATCCCAGAACCCCCTGCTGCTTTCTTACACATCAAAATAGCGTATCCACACAGTCTGTTTGCTACCAGAGTCACACGAGGCCAACGTGTCAAATTCTATGACGCCCTGTGGTTGTGTTCCTGACTTTCCTGGCAGGAATGTGACGGCTTGTTGATGAGGCACCAGAATAGAAGGACAGAAAATCTGATCGAGCTACACAACAAGACGCCCGTGTGGAACGACGAATCCGCGTCTCACGTGCTCAACTTCAACGGCAGGGTCACCCAGGCCTCCATCAAGAACTTCCAGATAGTCCACAGCAAAGACCGTGAGTGTCCACCGCTTGTTCTTGTCACCCCTCATCACAAGCAAATGTCAGTAGACCAAGGAATACACAAAGCAGTCCACTGCCAAGTCACGGAACACGTCAAATAACTGGGGACGATGAGCACGGCCtcttagtttagtttagtttggcATTGAGGATCATCCAATGTATGAAGTCGCATAGATGCAGACATCGTACTGGTTTTTTCACCATTGTTTCCATAATGATAGtttgagaaacaaaacaaaaaaaaccttattttttttaaaatatgattaCAGATGAAATGTACTTACTTGGTACATAACTACACTCTTAGAAATGAAGGTACTGAATAGggttatttgactttttattgcGTTTTTATGAtgctttcaaaaagaaaaaacctcttgcaaaaatgttttttttagatgaaaggGGTATGTTTGACAAAGAACCTTTTAAATTGAAAATCTCcaataaagttttattttgaagcaaaTGGTTCTGGATAGAACCGCAGCATTCCAAGAAGAGTCCTTATTTCTAAGTGTCTACTCACTCCGTTCAATTTAGAAGGAATTCTGGCCCAGTTAGAAATAAGTGACAAACGGAAGACTTCCAGGAAAAAAAGGTTGTTGTTGCCATGAACCAACAAACAAGAACCgggcctatatatatatatatatatatatatatatatatatatatatatatatatatatatcttatggCGGAGTATAGAATGTCCGCTCATGTtgttaacattgtgttggtagtggtacatgtactttaaataataacttgctcaattttcaaccgatttttaaacggtttggtttgttatgaacgtcagagatgtagtaATGACACTACATACTTatgaataatgttctgtttaatgtcattttcGTATGAAAACCCATGGTTATAATTATTCATAAATATGCAGTGTCATTAATACATCTCTCTACAGTACAGAATTCCAACGATTccttgccttttttattttttacagtggACTACATTGTGATGCAGTTTGGACGAATAGCCGATGACATTTTCACGCTGGACTTCAACTACCCGATGTGTGCGGTGCAGGCCTTCGCCATCGCACTCTCCAGCTTTGATGGCAAAATCGCCTGTGAATGACCTCAATGTTCCCAGTTTACTCTTTGGACTCGTCTTTAGCTCGGCCGATAGTGAGCGTGCTGCTGGGCCTCGTCTCATGTTGTCATCGGATTATCACGGCAGGACAAAGGAGATTCCTGTTTTTCTGTCGCTAATTTAGTGGAAACGAACGGATTTCTCAGAGAGACACGCATCAGCTGAAAGGACCTCGATGACTGAACAATTAAGGGTTTTTTTGAGGGAATGATGGCACACCTGGATTATGAAAAGTGCAAAAAACAGTCTCAAAAGATGTCaaactgtgttgtgtttttttgtttgtgctgtATGAAAGTAACAATTACGTTGTGTGGTTCATGTGAAATTCAAGCTCGCCAAAGATTGAGTCAAGATGAGTGTTAAGGCCCATATGTGGTTTTTATCAAACTAAGGTATCAAAAGTCTACCAACACATTCTCTCACAGAATAAATAATAGCTTAAAAAAAGAACGTATTTTGAAGTCTCAtgacagctgtttgttgtttgtttttataaactCCAGGTTCCAGGAATTGTTACAGTGACATGGAAAAGTTTAATATTCAAAATAGAAATTCATAGTTCTTATATTTGGTGTTCACGTGATATTTTCACACAATATAAAGGATTTTAGCTGATTCCAGCTCCTGTAGAATATTCTATTTTGTATTTTCGGttcaacatttttataaaatgtttttttttttttttttaacaccgcCTTTGTTGCATTTGGGAAAGCATGTGAACTTTCGATCATGTTTTTGTATTGAGGAGACAGTGTGTGGCATTTGGCATGCTCTATTGGCAGAGATTGGACGTTTTCTTCAGTGAATTATCAACCAAACGGGTCCATGGCTCCGTGTAGGTAAAGAAGTTTGTTTCCCTCTGCTCGATGCTTCCGGATGAAACACACTGCACCTCTGATTGTTAGTTGTTGGAGTCCGGCTCCACCTGCCCAGGGACCGCAGGAGGAGAGTAGCATGCAGCGTGAGATGTGCTACATCTTTTCTCCTTGTATGAGAATGTTTTTGTACGTggtcaaataaatgtaatgatATCAGCACTTAGTAGGTCTCCCAAAATACTTAAATATTACAATAATTGATACCAAATGAggccagagcccccccccccccccctcctccctcctccggtGCCCTTTCTCATACGCTTtcaaaaatagaacaaaaactgaagaaaaacatgGGTTTTGTAGGCACTTGGTGCTGAAGGCCAAAGATAAGATATgataagataatcctttattagtcctGCAGCTGGAACAGTTACAGgataaataaaacagtaactgaaatgaaatattatatataaagaaatattaaatgatacggataatatatatatataatggttATGAAAGTTATTGCAAAGGTTCGCTGTGATTTGGGGGTTTAACCTGTATGTATGCAGTCCCACATTACACTGTGGGTTTTGGTCATCTGttgtaatatatttaatgaAAGCACCGAGCTGGCAGATGCACAGAAAGACTTCCTCTAGTCGCAGCTTATCGAGAGACACCCACGGCGTTCTAGTTTTCTGACACGTTGAGCTTCCCTCAGGATGAAAAACCTGTTTGACCCTCAAGGTGTTTGTTTGAGAGCAAGCCACAGGTGTGTATTCCGCCTGAACCTGCTCAGGCAGTTGTCCAAACTCGCAGATTTAACGAAGCCTGAAGCTGGCGGCTCGTCTGGACAGATGCTGCAGAGTGAGTTCTTTTACTCCTTCATTGTCTTCTTCGGTAACTGCTGAATAACTGCCAAGAATACTGCCGTCATTAGACCCTAATACACTTTGTGCATCTACTGTACGGGTGAGTCACTTTCACACCGCCTGCACATGCAGCTGCTCTGCAGTGGATGAACACACGGCCGAATGCTCGAATGTTGCAACCACGATGTTGACCAACAGAAGGAGCTGTTGCAGGATTGACGTGTGCTTTTTATCGGTTGTACTGATGAAAGAGATCCTCGGTCAGTGAAGATGTTCCTTCGGTAAGTTAAGTTGCAACAAATACACTATTCTTTAAATCGATTCAAATTCAATAAAGCCACAGTGAACTCGGTATGGAGTCTAAACGTGCACAGTGCTGGAAAAATAGACTCAGATGTCCGCTTTCTATTAGACAAATGCCCCGTTTGAAGTCAAGGTTCATGAAATGTTCAGTAAAATATCGGTAAtttactgcattaaaaaaggttaGTCACATTTGTGATGTGTGATCCTTTATGTTGTTTAATTAAATTGCTTACAGCAGCCAATGATGCGTCCTgctttgattttaaaataaagtcatataaatgaagaatattgtcacggtttggcttcgcttcctgttttagtttgaagtttcatgtctcttgtggtcctgggttaacttcacttcctgccttgtcttgtgattgcgtgattgtctccacctgtgtccaatcacctgcacctcccttgtgtatttaagccctgtgtgcctgttgtcccctgtcgcgtcattgtcaaatgtccatcgtcgttggagcacgttttgggtggtttaagaataaagagcacttttgatcgagaacctctgcatttgagtcctgcttccgcctgcttcagcaTCGAATCGCGACAAATATATACTTAAATCTACATGACGGGTTAACATTAACATCTTGAACCATTTATTTCCATCCACGAAGCTCTGATGTTGGTAAAAAACCTTTTACAACATCTGAGAGTGTCTGTTCTTTATCTGCTTGTTCCAACATTAATCTGTGAATGATGTTTTATTGCTGTAATCCATTAAATCATTTTAGATGCCTTGTGCATATTTATTCTTCCTCTGCATGTCGTATGCATTACCACGAATGCAGCATGAAATATTTAattctattcattttatttcgtAGAGCCCATAAACGctaattacaaatttgccccagagggctttacagtctgtacacatgtaacaTCCTCTGtgcccaaaccctcacatcggcacaggaacaactccccaagGAATGAAAAACCTTCCatggagaaaaaagggaaggaacctgagtgagaaggtcagaggtgaggaggatccatcaggatggacagactgcaatgttGTGTGTacagaaggaacaacgtcaAAAGGTGTGAACACTTTCATTCCCATAAAAGAGATGATGCAAACAATTGTGAGCAgtaagtgtacggcaggaccacggCAGGACGACccccatcagatagaacctccgtCTGGTGGAACCActgggaaagcacaaagactttaggaaagggtcaTGTTtctttatgatgacagtaatttAGTACAGAATCCCCTTTATAATGGAATACAAAGTTTAAAGTTTGTACGGTTTGTAAGAAAAATGCATCTGATAACATTATTTACATCAGTTACCTGAGTAATTACAAACttaaaatcaataataataatataataatatgtaCGATAATAATTGTAGATTAAACAAGAgtaaaaacatttgtcaaaataAGCCCCATTTTATAttcagaaataaataattacatcCAGTGAAATGGGTCATGCTACATGATGCTATTTCTTTTCCTTGTCACATGTCAGCTCTTTTACTTGTAACTTGTATTTGAGTACAGACCTTCACCTTCATACCTCCTCCAGCGCTCCAAAGGTGTAGAATTCCTCTTTAGATCCAGGATCTAAACACGTCATTTAGCTTCACGCCGTTCAGAGGGTTAGTTTTTgggacaggaagctgcagcCCGGGTCTGCAGGGTTCCTGGTGGGCGGGGCCTGTGAGGAAGTCCCCGCCCCCCACGCTTGTTGATTGACGCGCGCCAGTGGCTCCTCCTCgggagtcttttcttttttttcccctccctcccccttcgtTTTCCAGTGTAGTGCGTTGATTTCATACCAAAGTCATACTTAACATTCCACTTATACTGTCAAACCGCTGAGAAATATTACGGCAAAACAACAAGGcgccaaatgaaaagaaacttACTAAAGTGACCCGCTGCTCCCTTTGAGAAGAAGGTGACTGCcagattatatatttaaaacaggGTAAGTT
Encoded here:
- the LOC119229751 gene encoding tubby-related protein 1-like isoform X1: MQDEIQELQDSATQLQVKKLKKKKEETNGTTDADMNVKEAKPKKTKIKKHEDVSDEDSPSIQNGKKLKKKKPEKDKEEPEREKEKEPKKKVKSAPKKKKAGSGSDNDGDDVDNDEESSKKKTKKKTPKDSSPSAASAKEKKPKPKEDKDSDGKEKKSKLKEKDKKKEPASMFQINEEKNSKSKKKAKSDSDESEEETKSTKSKKKPSAGSASMFQTSGDKDKDKKTKKKAKAEESDDSDSEKEGKSKKKKGKGKKKKERSPSPEIQFDNLEEFVMEPATQGVTVKCRVTRDQRGMDKSLYPTYYLHLDNAKKTFLLAGRKRKRCATSNYLISIDATDLSRGGENFVGKLRSNLMGTKFTVFDNALNPERALPDMSNARQELAGIIYETNVLGMKGPRRMTIIIPGMDKNNQRVPLRPRNECDGLLMRHQNRRTENLIELHNKTPVWNDESASHVLNFNGRVTQASIKNFQIVHSKDLDYIVMQFGRIADDIFTLDFNYPMCAVQAFAIALSSFDGKIACE
- the LOC119229751 gene encoding tubby-related protein 1-like isoform X3, whose amino-acid sequence is MSAEKKLKKKKEETNGTTDADMNVKEAKPKKTKIKKHEDVSDEDSPSIQNGKKLKKKKPEKDKEEPEREKEKEPKKKVKSAPKKKKAGSGSDNDGDDVDNDEESSKKKTKKKTPKDSSPSAASAKEKKPKPKEDKDSDGKEKKSKLKEKDKKKEPASMFQINEEKNSKSKKKAKSDSDESEEETKSTKSKKKPSAGSASMFQTSGDKDKDKKTKKKAKAEESDDSDSEKEGKSKKKKGKGKKKKERSPSPEIQFDNLEEFVMEPATQGVTVKCRVTRDQRGMDKSLYPTYYLHLDNAKKTFLLAGRKRKRCATSNYLISIDATDLSRGGENFVGKLRSNLMGTKFTVFDNALNPERALPDMSNARQELAGIIYETNVLGMKGPRRMTIIIPGMDKNNQRVPLRPRNECDGLLMRHQNRRTENLIELHNKTPVWNDESASHVLNFNGRVTQASIKNFQIVHSKDLDYIVMQFGRIADDIFTLDFNYPMCAVQAFAIALSSFDGKIACE
- the LOC119229751 gene encoding tubby-related protein 1-like isoform X4 encodes the protein MSAEKLKKKKEETNGTTDADMNVKEAKPKKTKIKKHEDVSDEDSPSIQNGKKLKKKKPEKDKEEPEREKEKEPKKKVKSAPKKKKAGSGSDNDGDDVDNDEESSKKKTKKKTPKDSSPSAASAKEKKPKPKEDKDSDGKEKKSKLKEKDKKKEPASMFQINEEKNSKSKKKAKSDSDESEEETKSTKSKKKPSAGSASMFQTSGDKDKDKKTKKKAKAEESDDSDSEKEGKSKKKKGKGKKKKERSPSPEIQFDNLEEFVMEPATQGVTVKCRVTRDQRGMDKSLYPTYYLHLDNAKKTFLLAGRKRKRCATSNYLISIDATDLSRGGENFVGKLRSNLMGTKFTVFDNALNPERALPDMSNARQELAGIIYETNVLGMKGPRRMTIIIPGMDKNNQRVPLRPRNECDGLLMRHQNRRTENLIELHNKTPVWNDESASHVLNFNGRVTQASIKNFQIVHSKDLDYIVMQFGRIADDIFTLDFNYPMCAVQAFAIALSSFDGKIACE
- the LOC119229751 gene encoding tubby-related protein 1-like isoform X2, coding for MQDEIQELQDSATQLQVKLKKKKEETNGTTDADMNVKEAKPKKTKIKKHEDVSDEDSPSIQNGKKLKKKKPEKDKEEPEREKEKEPKKKVKSAPKKKKAGSGSDNDGDDVDNDEESSKKKTKKKTPKDSSPSAASAKEKKPKPKEDKDSDGKEKKSKLKEKDKKKEPASMFQINEEKNSKSKKKAKSDSDESEEETKSTKSKKKPSAGSASMFQTSGDKDKDKKTKKKAKAEESDDSDSEKEGKSKKKKGKGKKKKERSPSPEIQFDNLEEFVMEPATQGVTVKCRVTRDQRGMDKSLYPTYYLHLDNAKKTFLLAGRKRKRCATSNYLISIDATDLSRGGENFVGKLRSNLMGTKFTVFDNALNPERALPDMSNARQELAGIIYETNVLGMKGPRRMTIIIPGMDKNNQRVPLRPRNECDGLLMRHQNRRTENLIELHNKTPVWNDESASHVLNFNGRVTQASIKNFQIVHSKDLDYIVMQFGRIADDIFTLDFNYPMCAVQAFAIALSSFDGKIACE